One genomic segment of Acinetobacter oleivorans DR1 includes these proteins:
- the bfmS gene encoding sensor histidine kinase BfmS, producing the protein MFKHSIFLRIYAGLVILVVLVAVFGYLLVQIINYQRAQEYRESLTDGISYVISEGVARQPGKQQKIDWVSDASDLLELPIYYTDASKVELSRTEKKRIEAQKSVVRYDASNSIAYIIIGLRDDPQHFLSIKVDKISERQMKALPIFVLDYLMFYPGQEQEYLAKIQKHFSYPINIYNIQDINLDSEQIGRLRQDQSVMLYKDSATMRGTTISIVSPIPNQPTRVLVLGPVPMFNWMPLQLSAGITLFSLFLLSLGVYGLILPLERKIRQVRYALNRMKSGDLSLRVPIEGSDEMANLASSYNNMSDHIQRLIEAQRELMRAVSHELRTPVARIRFGTEMLAEEDDYNHRMHQVDMIDKDIEALNTLIDEIMTYAKLEQGTPSLDFAEIALFDVLDQVAVETEALKTQKEIELVAPPVYLKVDAERRYLHRVVQNLVGNAVRYCDNKVRITGGVHSDGMAFVCVEDDGAGIPEQDRQRVFEAFARLDDSRTRASGGYGLGLSIVSRIAYWFGGEIKVDESPTLGGARFIMTWPAKRFKQPPLKTNKKAPS; encoded by the coding sequence GTGTTTAAACACAGCATATTCCTGCGAATCTATGCGGGACTGGTAATTCTTGTTGTTTTGGTTGCCGTTTTTGGTTATTTGCTTGTACAAATTATCAATTATCAGCGTGCTCAAGAATACCGTGAATCTTTAACTGATGGTATTTCTTATGTCATTAGTGAGGGAGTCGCTCGACAACCGGGGAAGCAACAGAAAATAGACTGGGTTTCAGATGCATCAGATTTATTGGAACTTCCAATTTATTACACTGATGCGAGCAAGGTTGAGTTATCTCGTACTGAGAAAAAACGGATCGAAGCTCAAAAGTCTGTTGTCCGTTACGATGCCAGTAATAGTATCGCGTATATCATTATTGGTTTACGTGACGATCCTCAGCACTTTTTATCGATAAAAGTAGACAAAATTAGTGAGCGCCAAATGAAGGCTCTCCCTATTTTTGTACTTGATTATCTAATGTTTTATCCGGGGCAAGAACAAGAATATCTTGCCAAGATTCAAAAACATTTTTCATATCCAATTAATATCTACAATATTCAAGATATTAATCTAGACTCTGAGCAAATTGGTCGTTTACGCCAAGACCAAAGTGTCATGTTGTACAAAGATAGTGCAACAATGCGCGGAACAACCATTTCAATCGTATCTCCAATACCAAATCAGCCTACACGAGTTCTGGTTCTTGGACCGGTTCCAATGTTTAACTGGATGCCTTTACAGCTTTCTGCCGGAATTACCTTATTTAGCCTATTCTTACTGAGCTTAGGTGTTTATGGTCTTATCTTGCCGTTAGAACGTAAAATTCGCCAAGTACGTTATGCATTAAACCGCATGAAGTCAGGTGATCTGTCATTGCGTGTTCCTATTGAAGGAAGTGACGAAATGGCAAACTTGGCATCAAGTTATAACAATATGTCTGATCATATTCAGCGTTTAATTGAGGCTCAGCGTGAGTTGATGAGAGCTGTATCTCATGAGCTTAGAACGCCGGTTGCCCGTATCCGTTTTGGTACAGAGATGTTGGCAGAGGAAGATGATTACAACCATCGTATGCATCAGGTCGATATGATTGATAAAGATATTGAAGCGCTCAATACCTTAATTGATGAAATCATGACTTATGCAAAGCTAGAGCAGGGCACACCTTCATTAGATTTTGCTGAAATTGCGCTATTTGATGTATTGGATCAAGTTGCGGTAGAAACTGAAGCTTTAAAAACGCAAAAAGAAATTGAGCTTGTTGCTCCTCCTGTTTATTTGAAAGTAGATGCAGAGCGCCGTTATTTACATCGAGTGGTTCAAAACTTGGTGGGTAATGCTGTGCGTTATTGTGATAACAAAGTTCGTATTACAGGTGGTGTTCACAGCGATGGCATGGCCTTTGTTTGTGTTGAAGATGATGGTGCCGGAATTCCTGAGCAAGATCGTCAAAGAGTATTTGAAGCATTTGCGCGTTTAGATGACAGCCGTACGCGTGCGTCAGGTGGTTATGGTTTAGGATTGTCAATTGTAAGTCGTATTGCTTACTGGTTC
- the bfmR gene encoding response regulator transcription factor BfmR, with protein MSQEEKLPKILIVEDDERLARLTQEYLIRNGLEVGVETDGNRAIRRIISEQPDLVVLDVMLPGADGLTVCREVRPHYHQPILMLTARTEDMDQVLGLEMGADDYVAKPVQPRVLLARIRALLRRTDKTVEDEVAQRIEFDDLVIDNGGRSVTLHGELVDFTSAEYDLLWLLASNAGRILSREDIFERLRGIEYDGQDRSIDVRISRIRPKIGDDPENPKRIKTVRSKGYLFVKETNGL; from the coding sequence ATGAGCCAAGAAGAAAAGTTACCAAAGATTCTGATCGTTGAAGATGACGAGCGTTTAGCACGATTAACTCAAGAGTATTTAATCCGCAACGGCTTGGAAGTTGGTGTAGAAACTGATGGTAACCGTGCAATTCGTCGTATTATTAGTGAACAACCAGACCTAGTGGTCTTGGATGTCATGTTGCCGGGTGCCGATGGCTTAACTGTTTGCCGTGAAGTTCGTCCACATTATCATCAACCGATTTTGATGTTGACTGCACGTACAGAAGATATGGATCAGGTACTTGGTCTAGAAATGGGTGCAGACGACTATGTTGCTAAACCAGTTCAACCACGTGTGCTATTAGCGCGTATTCGTGCACTATTACGTCGCACAGATAAAACTGTAGAAGACGAAGTTGCACAGCGTATCGAATTTGATGACCTTGTAATTGATAATGGCGGCCGTTCTGTAACACTGCATGGTGAGCTTGTTGATTTCACTAGCGCAGAATATGACCTATTATGGTTGCTTGCATCAAATGCTGGTCGTATCTTATCGCGTGAAGATATCTTCGAACGTTTACGCGGTATTGAATACGATGGTCAGGACCGTTCAATCGATGTCCGTATCTCACGTATTCGTCCAAAAATTGGTGATGATCCTGAAAATCCAAAACGTATTAAAACAGTGCGTAGTAAAGGTTACTTGTTCGTTAAAGAAACCAATGGGTTATAA